A single genomic interval of Microbulbifer variabilis harbors:
- a CDS encoding LysR family transcriptional regulator, which translates to MHKCKMMDWNDLRYLIAVADHGSLQSAAKALGVNHSTAWRRLQALEKDLGCQLFVVDRQGYFLTDEGNAALEHARKAAENINAIALNTGIKNLEMEGIIRITSIGSYSYEVIPKLCAAFRTHHPKVEFELIDSAEHLSLEKREADIAFRGSPSAPDNLIAKKLFDINWHIFAHPDLVSGPMTLDEIKQQNIIGYRGLSLPIGRWSEKIFKNSRKVIYCNSVMAAAGAANAKLGFAILPEGDQKMVQPYKLKKVFELKEFQSHFWLLSHPQMRNSARVKAFWDFSLDTFKKGCL; encoded by the coding sequence TTGCATAAATGCAAAATGATGGACTGGAACGATCTTCGATACCTGATAGCCGTGGCAGATCACGGCTCCCTACAGAGTGCAGCCAAAGCCTTGGGGGTAAACCATTCCACCGCCTGGAGACGTCTACAGGCCTTGGAAAAAGATCTTGGCTGCCAGCTTTTCGTGGTAGACAGGCAGGGCTATTTCCTCACAGACGAAGGGAATGCGGCTTTAGAACACGCCAGAAAAGCCGCCGAGAATATCAATGCCATTGCCTTGAATACCGGCATTAAAAACCTGGAAATGGAAGGCATTATCCGTATTACCTCAATCGGCTCTTACTCTTATGAGGTGATCCCAAAACTCTGTGCCGCCTTTCGCACACACCACCCCAAAGTTGAATTTGAACTCATAGACTCGGCGGAACACCTATCACTGGAGAAGAGGGAGGCGGACATTGCCTTTCGTGGATCACCTAGCGCTCCGGATAACCTCATTGCCAAGAAGCTCTTTGATATCAACTGGCATATTTTTGCCCATCCAGACTTGGTTAGCGGTCCAATGACACTGGATGAGATTAAGCAGCAGAATATTATTGGTTATCGCGGCTTGAGTTTGCCGATTGGTCGCTGGAGTGAAAAAATATTTAAGAATAGCCGCAAAGTAATTTACTGTAATTCGGTAATGGCGGCGGCAGGTGCAGCCAATGCAAAACTGGGTTTTGCCATTTTGCCCGAAGGGGACCAAAAAATGGTGCAACCTTACAAACTAAAGAAAGTATTCGAGCTTAAAGAGTTCCAAAGCCATTTCTGGTTACTTTCTCATCCTCAAATGCGCAATTCAGCACGCGTTAAAGCCTTTTGGGACTTCAGCCTGGACACCTTTAAAAAAGGATGTCTTTAA
- a CDS encoding plasma-membrane proton-efflux P-type ATPase, whose protein sequence is MPIPGPKSESGNASKADLKGSQVDLQKADLPSIYQALNTSPQGLSQAEAETRLQRYGPNSIQEKEQSALLKFLRFFWGPIPWMIEAAALLSALIGHWPDFAIIMALLLYNAVAGFWQEHKASNALAALKASMAPQAEVLRDGSFHTIDAADVVPGDIVRIKLGQVVPADVRFVDGKSISIDQAALTGESLPVSKKIGDIGYSSSIAKRGEMTAVTIGTGRNTFFGRTAKLVAGAGQGASHSQKAVTHIGDFLIVLCLVLALLLVGTQLYRDIVVAPSWHWSDIINILRTVLVLLIASIPVAMPSVITVTNALGALALSRKKAIVSRLESIEELAGVDILCSDKTGTLTKNQLSLHDPKLFVAKSPEQLILAAALASEKGSSDPIDQAIFAGLKDKKALNNYQLKEFTPFDPVIKRAQAQVVDDSGNSLFYCKGAPQAVMQLCKLSGDNEKKASDCVQELAARGLRSLGVASSNDGKRWSFLGILSLEDPPRDDSKQTISRAREHGLQVKMITGDDVAIGKEIAAQVGIGQNIYAAADVFTDSENMDHLSKQVVDCVERADGFGRVFPEHKYAIVKALQERGHQVAMTGDGVNDAPALKQADCGIAVSGATDAARAAAAIILTAPGLSTVVDAIDEARKIFERIINYVLFRVSMTLDIMVVVVFATILFGFSPLTPVMIVLVALLDDIPIMTIAYDNTLLPKEPVHWEMRDLLLGSTIIGIFSIAQTMGLLLIGMEWLQNSQWQSWIPLDKSQIQTIIFLQIVAGGHLLLFVVRSRSAFFAKPLPAMKLFIAIVGTQALTVLMCGFGWLVPAIPWRIIGLVWLYMILWMFILDLVKKLLYQRLQDI, encoded by the coding sequence GTGCCAATACCCGGGCCAAAATCCGAAAGCGGAAACGCCAGTAAAGCCGACTTAAAAGGCTCCCAGGTTGACCTGCAGAAAGCCGATTTACCCTCCATTTACCAGGCACTCAACACCTCACCTCAGGGGTTAAGCCAGGCCGAGGCCGAGACACGTCTACAACGCTATGGCCCCAATAGCATCCAGGAGAAAGAACAAAGCGCACTACTCAAGTTTCTGCGTTTTTTTTGGGGGCCCATCCCCTGGATGATCGAAGCCGCCGCCCTGCTATCGGCACTTATCGGTCACTGGCCAGATTTCGCCATTATTATGGCGCTACTACTTTACAATGCGGTGGCGGGATTTTGGCAGGAGCACAAGGCCTCCAATGCTCTGGCCGCGCTCAAGGCCAGCATGGCGCCACAGGCGGAGGTGTTGCGCGATGGTAGTTTTCATACCATTGACGCCGCCGATGTGGTTCCCGGGGATATTGTACGAATCAAGCTCGGCCAAGTGGTGCCCGCAGATGTGCGCTTTGTCGACGGCAAATCCATCAGTATCGATCAGGCTGCACTTACGGGTGAGTCATTGCCGGTCAGCAAAAAAATAGGAGACATCGGTTATTCCAGTAGTATCGCCAAGCGCGGCGAAATGACCGCCGTTACAATTGGCACCGGGCGTAATACTTTTTTTGGCCGCACCGCAAAGTTGGTAGCCGGTGCCGGCCAAGGCGCCTCTCACTCGCAAAAAGCCGTTACTCATATTGGCGATTTCCTGATAGTGCTGTGCCTGGTGCTGGCTTTGTTACTGGTAGGTACCCAGCTCTATCGGGATATCGTGGTGGCCCCCAGCTGGCACTGGTCGGACATTATTAATATTTTACGCACAGTCCTGGTGCTATTAATTGCCTCGATTCCCGTGGCAATGCCCTCCGTAATCACTGTCACTAACGCACTCGGTGCCCTGGCGCTATCCCGAAAAAAAGCCATAGTCTCGCGACTGGAGTCTATAGAGGAGCTTGCCGGGGTCGATATTCTCTGCTCCGATAAAACCGGAACGCTCACCAAGAACCAACTAAGCCTGCACGACCCCAAATTATTTGTCGCCAAGAGCCCGGAACAGTTAATTCTCGCCGCGGCACTCGCCTCGGAAAAAGGTTCTAGTGATCCGATCGATCAGGCAATTTTTGCCGGCCTCAAAGATAAGAAAGCACTGAATAATTACCAGCTTAAAGAATTCACTCCTTTCGACCCAGTAATCAAGCGTGCCCAGGCCCAAGTAGTCGATGACAGTGGAAATTCTTTGTTTTATTGCAAAGGTGCGCCCCAAGCGGTGATGCAATTGTGCAAGCTCAGTGGTGATAATGAAAAGAAAGCCTCAGACTGCGTGCAGGAACTCGCCGCACGGGGTTTACGCTCCCTGGGTGTGGCGAGTTCCAATGATGGGAAAAGATGGAGCTTTCTTGGCATCCTCTCTTTAGAAGATCCGCCTCGGGATGATTCCAAACAAACCATCAGCCGGGCCCGGGAGCATGGGCTGCAGGTAAAAATGATTACTGGCGACGACGTCGCTATCGGCAAAGAAATCGCTGCTCAGGTGGGGATTGGGCAGAATATTTACGCCGCCGCCGATGTTTTTACAGACTCGGAGAATATGGACCACTTATCCAAGCAGGTGGTCGATTGTGTTGAGCGCGCCGATGGCTTTGGCCGTGTTTTCCCCGAACATAAGTACGCAATCGTAAAAGCCTTACAAGAGAGAGGGCACCAGGTGGCAATGACCGGAGACGGTGTCAACGATGCGCCAGCCCTAAAACAAGCTGATTGCGGAATTGCCGTTAGTGGCGCCACCGATGCGGCCCGTGCCGCAGCGGCGATTATTCTCACCGCTCCGGGCCTCTCCACTGTAGTGGATGCAATTGACGAAGCACGCAAGATCTTTGAGCGCATTATTAATTATGTGCTCTTTCGGGTATCCATGACCCTGGATATTATGGTGGTGGTGGTGTTTGCCACTATCCTCTTCGGTTTTTCTCCCCTCACCCCAGTCATGATCGTATTAGTGGCACTGCTTGACGATATTCCCATTATGACTATTGCCTACGACAACACCCTGCTGCCGAAAGAGCCGGTGCATTGGGAAATGCGCGATTTATTATTGGGTTCAACCATTATCGGCATTTTTTCTATCGCACAAACCATGGGGCTGCTTTTGATTGGTATGGAATGGCTACAAAACAGTCAATGGCAATCCTGGATACCCCTGGATAAGTCTCAGATCCAAACGATTATTTTTTTACAAATTGTTGCCGGCGGCCATTTACTACTTTTTGTCGTGCGATCTCGCTCTGCCTTCTTCGCAAAGCCACTGCCCGCAATGAAGTTATTTATCGCTATTGTTGGTACTCAGGCGCTCACGGTTTTGATGTGTGGATTTGGTTGGCTGGTACCTGCTATTCCCTGGCGTATTATCGGGCTCGTTTGGCTCTATATGATTTTGTGGATGTTTATTCTGGATCTGGTGAAGAAGCTACTCTATCAACGTCTGCAGGATATTTAA
- a CDS encoding polyphosphate kinase 2 family protein, which produces MNCFEAFQVKSGSKVQLDKIDASFKDCYKNREEAQPVIDKLDERIRAQQYLMYAEHKRSLLICLQGRDASGKDGTINHVLGAMNPQGCTVTSFKQPSKEEAAHDFLWRCHKVTPAQGHVAIFNRSHYEDVLIQRVHNMVPESIWSKRYDHINHFEQLLADHNTLVLKFFLHIDADEQLKRFKQRIDDPSKHWKISESDYTEASYWDAYTQAFEDILKKCSYSHAPWFVIPANHKWFRNLAIASIVADAMESLKMTFPKPSVDINEIKRKYHQLDKKELQEGLINTLPSKNK; this is translated from the coding sequence ATGAATTGCTTCGAGGCATTCCAGGTAAAATCCGGCAGCAAGGTACAGTTAGATAAGATCGATGCCAGTTTTAAAGATTGCTATAAAAATCGCGAAGAGGCCCAGCCTGTCATTGATAAATTGGATGAAAGAATTCGCGCACAGCAATATCTTATGTATGCCGAGCACAAGCGCTCCCTATTGATCTGCCTGCAGGGTCGGGATGCCTCCGGTAAAGATGGCACTATTAATCATGTGCTTGGAGCAATGAATCCCCAAGGCTGTACAGTAACCAGCTTCAAGCAGCCATCTAAAGAAGAAGCCGCCCATGATTTCCTGTGGAGGTGTCACAAAGTCACCCCTGCACAGGGACATGTGGCGATTTTTAACCGATCCCACTATGAAGATGTATTAATTCAACGGGTGCATAATATGGTACCAGAGAGCATCTGGTCCAAGCGCTACGATCATATCAACCACTTCGAACAATTATTAGCCGACCACAACACCCTAGTATTAAAATTTTTCCTGCATATTGATGCAGATGAACAACTGAAACGCTTTAAACAGCGTATTGATGACCCAAGCAAACACTGGAAAATCAGCGAGAGCGATTATACAGAGGCAAGCTACTGGGATGCCTACACCCAGGCTTTTGAGGATATCCTAAAAAAATGCAGCTACTCTCATGCTCCATGGTTTGTCATTCCCGCAAACCACAAATGGTTTAGGAATCTTGCGATTGCCTCCATAGTGGCAGATGCAATGGAGTCCTTAAAAATGACTTTTCCCAAGCCCAGCGTGGACATCAATGAAATCAAGAGGAAATATCACCAGCTGGACAAAAAGGAACTACAGGAAGGGCTAATAAATACCCTCCCTTCAAAAAACAAATGA
- a CDS encoding alpha/beta hydrolase → MLRCWIFTYLFLMSSFSLGVEVDKSPLIVGDSISFSSAILDEKRTLNVYLPASYQRDTKRSYPVIYLLDGSMNEDFVHIAGLLQFGSFSWINMLPESILVGVVNVDRKRDFTFPSAKKLDRQEFPTSGGSDNFIGFLDGEVQPLIENNYRVNGDSTLIGQSLGGLLATEILFKRADLFDNYIIISPSLWWSGESLLKKVPKDCCDDKSVYVGVGKEGEVMERLARTLFNKLDNNKNNIHFGYFEQLDHGDTLHLAVYDAFDKIFNTKYLGDKKD, encoded by the coding sequence ATGCTCAGGTGTTGGATTTTTACGTATTTATTTTTGATGTCCTCTTTCTCTTTGGGGGTAGAGGTTGACAAGTCACCCTTGATAGTTGGCGATTCGATAAGCTTTTCATCCGCAATCTTAGATGAAAAGCGCACGTTGAATGTTTACCTACCAGCGAGTTATCAACGCGATACTAAAAGAAGTTACCCGGTAATCTATCTTTTAGATGGTTCTATGAATGAAGATTTTGTTCATATAGCTGGTTTGTTGCAATTTGGGTCCTTTTCCTGGATTAATATGCTACCGGAATCGATTCTTGTTGGAGTCGTAAATGTAGACAGGAAACGGGATTTTACATTCCCCTCGGCTAAGAAGCTGGATAGGCAAGAGTTTCCAACCTCTGGTGGTTCGGATAATTTTATAGGTTTTCTTGATGGAGAAGTTCAGCCTCTAATTGAAAATAATTATCGTGTAAACGGGGATTCTACTTTGATTGGCCAGTCCCTTGGGGGGCTTTTGGCTACAGAAATTCTATTTAAACGTGCAGATCTCTTCGATAATTACATCATTATTAGTCCAAGCTTGTGGTGGAGCGGAGAGTCTCTTTTGAAGAAAGTTCCTAAAGATTGCTGTGATGATAAGTCGGTCTATGTAGGTGTGGGGAAAGAAGGGGAGGTCATGGAACGGCTGGCAAGAACTTTATTCAATAAGTTAGATAATAATAAAAATAATATACACTTCGGTTATTTTGAACAGCTGGATCATGGCGATACGCTGCATCTTGCTGTATATGATGCATTTGATAAAATTTTTAATACTAAATATTTAGGTGATAAAAAGGATTAA
- a CDS encoding phenylacetate--CoA ligase family protein gives MNYYELRAEFLDVNSQPEIERQSLKDEQVRRLLRESFEKSDYYRKLIINNNIDIEEIRSCEDLYKLPIISSEVFSTSMSEVSMNYDNIVRYCHTSGSTGAPKRVPYTRKDIELAIISQARSYLLAGVEPFEKCLCAMTYGPWPSGMICHAASEIFGLTIPADSFLGIDHQLQSLQKDKLNYMVCLPSLLPRLERYCLEKNISPASLSVRKIFVVGELFSETFRSHYEGVFNAKLINMYANTEFGLIASECQYHNLHVWEDFFHVEVIDPDTGKLCEDGVTGELVITALKREALPLIRYNTHDLAEMYKEPCECGQTGAYLGPIRGRRDNMFTINGGNIYPIVLENIVTAIPGLSSFYHCIIDKIDGHDQLSFKIEAKDNVDDQEKEYLAGEFYRELTSFDLTLRMIFLGLESASRLNIDILQPGIISQKSGKIKKIIDRR, from the coding sequence ATGAATTATTATGAGCTGCGAGCTGAGTTTTTAGATGTCAATAGTCAGCCTGAAATTGAAAGGCAGAGTTTAAAAGATGAACAGGTGAGGCGATTATTGCGAGAATCCTTTGAAAAATCTGATTATTATCGCAAGCTAATTATAAATAATAACATTGACATAGAGGAAATAAGAAGTTGTGAAGATTTATATAAGCTACCGATTATAAGTTCGGAAGTATTTTCAACTTCTATGTCAGAAGTTAGTATGAATTATGACAATATTGTTCGCTATTGTCATACTTCAGGCAGTACCGGTGCACCCAAGCGCGTGCCTTATACACGTAAAGATATTGAGCTGGCAATAATTTCTCAGGCTCGAAGCTATTTGCTTGCAGGTGTAGAACCATTCGAAAAGTGTTTATGTGCAATGACTTATGGTCCCTGGCCTAGTGGGATGATCTGTCATGCTGCCAGTGAAATTTTTGGTCTCACTATTCCAGCAGATTCTTTTCTAGGAATTGATCATCAGCTACAGAGTCTACAAAAAGATAAGCTGAATTATATGGTTTGCTTACCTTCATTGTTACCAAGGCTAGAGCGTTACTGTCTGGAAAAAAATATATCGCCCGCGTCTTTGAGTGTTAGGAAAATATTCGTAGTGGGTGAATTGTTTTCAGAGACTTTTCGGAGTCACTATGAGGGGGTATTCAACGCCAAGTTAATTAACATGTATGCAAATACGGAATTTGGGCTAATAGCGAGTGAATGCCAATATCATAACTTACATGTCTGGGAAGATTTTTTTCATGTAGAGGTTATTGATCCAGATACTGGCAAGTTATGTGAAGATGGCGTTACAGGGGAATTAGTAATAACAGCGCTGAAACGTGAAGCTCTTCCTTTGATTCGTTATAACACACACGATTTGGCTGAAATGTATAAGGAGCCATGTGAGTGTGGCCAAACTGGAGCCTATTTGGGCCCCATCAGAGGGCGTCGCGATAATATGTTCACAATCAATGGGGGAAATATATATCCAATTGTGTTGGAAAATATTGTTACAGCCATTCCTGGACTCAGCTCCTTTTACCATTGCATTATTGATAAGATTGATGGGCACGATCAATTATCATTTAAAATTGAAGCTAAAGATAATGTTGATGATCAGGAGAAAGAGTATTTGGCGGGTGAGTTTTATAGAGAGTTGACTAGTTTTGATCTAACGCTTCGTATGATATTCCTTGGGCTTGAGTCTGCTTCAAGACTAAATATAGATATCCTGCAGCCTGGTATAATTAGTCAGAAATCAGGGAAGATTAAAAAAATCATAGATAGAAGATGA
- a CDS encoding TauD/TfdA dioxygenase family protein → MNFNYLTGNFGIEISAKEISELDLDTEQTLKNLWHEHELLVIRDMDLDTQAFVRFCSLFGELQQNYFFFQGHSEGYPQVAKIIKEPGEKKNTGGIWHHDQGYYSNPVKGIALYGIDIPSKGGDTLFTSSTLAYGSLSTVMQQLVGSLNVIHTTELMLKKQPLKKSVEGKDGDDSSIERALKLMPLESAIHPAVCKNSVTGKPFLYLNRTTTSQFEGMTCDESMGLLNYLFQHIEKPEFNCRVQWCPGTLVIWNNHQVLHYAVNDYNQRRELHRVHFSAEKPIKYYK, encoded by the coding sequence ATGAATTTTAACTATTTAACAGGAAATTTTGGTATTGAGATTTCCGCTAAAGAAATTTCTGAATTAGATCTGGACACTGAGCAAACATTAAAAAATTTATGGCATGAACATGAACTTTTAGTTATCCGAGATATGGACCTGGATACTCAGGCATTTGTTAGGTTCTGCAGCTTGTTTGGGGAGCTTCAGCAGAACTATTTCTTCTTTCAAGGTCACTCAGAGGGTTATCCACAAGTTGCTAAAATTATTAAAGAGCCTGGTGAAAAGAAAAATACAGGAGGAATATGGCATCACGATCAGGGCTATTACTCCAACCCGGTAAAAGGTATCGCATTGTACGGTATTGATATTCCTTCTAAGGGTGGTGATACCCTCTTTACAAGTTCAACGCTTGCTTATGGGAGTCTGTCAACTGTAATGCAACAGTTAGTCGGTTCACTCAATGTGATACACACGACAGAGTTGATGCTTAAAAAACAGCCGCTGAAGAAATCAGTAGAAGGTAAAGATGGAGATGATTCAAGTATAGAACGAGCACTAAAATTGATGCCACTAGAATCTGCTATACATCCAGCAGTCTGTAAAAATTCTGTAACCGGTAAGCCTTTTCTCTACTTAAACCGAACTACCACCTCGCAATTTGAGGGAATGACATGCGATGAGAGTATGGGGCTTTTAAATTATTTATTTCAGCATATAGAAAAACCAGAATTCAATTGTCGAGTGCAATGGTGTCCTGGGACCTTGGTTATTTGGAATAATCACCAAGTCTTACACTATGCCGTCAATGATTACAATCAACGACGAGAATTACATCGTGTACATTTTTCTGCTGAAAAACCGATTAAGTACTATAAGTGA
- a CDS encoding aromatic amino acid ammonia-lyase: protein MSTSSLSYPAVANGSAVTYETNFNSVLTFPLHAWYEWGYLHNPITASDIDLSRVKHSYALLQEQLGDDGNPIYGLHTSYGENERNRLDPSQWKETQVNLLEYLRVGVGAPLPKSVVRRALKLQALKTAHGLSGIHPSTYQALLKLANSETLPRVPRKGSLGASGDLISMAHAISPLFEQGPRGPRDVIGLVNTNAMMASWAIEHDYQLRKLLRDCFKSVALTSMAIGAGDEHFSEGLSYGEVHGSYARAGQLLTQLRRDYLRSSRVIEGEKSLLQARYSVRCAPQILGHCLDLLDYSEAKIRSEATAVADNPLILESGPWHGGLFYAIGLAASAEFMQEIIHRLAEMLDRQILILMDHRLNGGLPDNLNAESFNHCKGIHQLSSALFQEIKARSTPVRQMSFSCEGNNQDLVPCGMTALNNVSDQLDSLREIIRAATFCSARAALMRSSGDLPEALKLVNWPQYTTSQLESIL from the coding sequence GTGTCTACATCATCTCTAAGCTATCCGGCGGTAGCGAATGGTAGTGCGGTAACTTATGAAACTAATTTCAATTCAGTTTTAACTTTTCCTCTACATGCTTGGTATGAGTGGGGATACTTACATAATCCAATTACTGCGAGTGACATAGACCTTTCTAGAGTTAAACACTCCTATGCATTACTGCAGGAACAGCTTGGAGATGATGGAAACCCTATCTACGGTTTGCACACAAGTTATGGAGAGAATGAACGCAATCGCTTAGATCCAAGTCAGTGGAAAGAGACACAAGTCAATCTTCTGGAGTACTTAAGAGTTGGTGTTGGTGCGCCATTACCGAAATCGGTAGTCAGGCGTGCATTAAAGTTACAGGCTCTAAAAACAGCGCACGGCTTATCTGGTATCCATCCTTCCACTTATCAAGCGCTTCTTAAGCTGGCCAACAGTGAAACGCTTCCGAGAGTGCCTCGAAAAGGGAGCCTTGGAGCCAGTGGTGATTTGATTTCCATGGCCCATGCTATTTCACCACTGTTTGAACAAGGGCCAAGAGGCCCCCGTGATGTCATTGGGCTTGTAAACACCAATGCTATGATGGCTTCCTGGGCTATTGAACATGATTATCAGCTAAGAAAGCTATTAAGAGATTGTTTCAAATCTGTGGCATTAACCTCCATGGCCATAGGGGCGGGAGATGAACACTTCTCCGAAGGGTTGAGCTACGGAGAGGTGCACGGCAGTTATGCTCGTGCTGGCCAATTACTTACCCAGTTACGACGTGATTACCTGCGCTCCTCAAGAGTTATTGAGGGTGAAAAAAGCTTATTACAAGCCCGATATTCTGTTCGCTGTGCTCCCCAGATATTAGGCCACTGCCTTGATCTATTGGATTATTCAGAGGCAAAAATTCGTTCCGAAGCCACTGCTGTTGCAGATAACCCTCTAATTCTTGAATCAGGCCCATGGCATGGCGGATTGTTTTATGCGATTGGATTGGCAGCTTCTGCAGAATTTATGCAGGAAATTATCCATCGCTTAGCCGAAATGCTTGATCGACAAATATTGATTTTGATGGATCATCGCTTGAATGGAGGGCTGCCGGATAATTTAAATGCTGAATCGTTTAACCACTGTAAAGGAATTCATCAGTTATCGTCGGCTCTGTTCCAGGAAATAAAAGCTAGATCGACACCTGTGCGTCAGATGAGTTTCTCGTGTGAAGGAAACAATCAGGACTTGGTTCCCTGCGGAATGACAGCTCTCAATAATGTCAGCGACCAACTGGATAGCTTAAGGGAAATTATTCGAGCAGCGACTTTTTGCTCAGCTAGGGCAGCACTAATGCGTTCAAGTGGCGATTTGCCAGAAGCATTAAAATTAGTGAATTGGCCGCAATATACAACATCTCAATTAGAGAGCATTCTATGA
- a CDS encoding LysR family transcriptional regulator codes for MFPHADELNYFIEVAKTKNISRAAERLGIRQPSLSAAIKRLERQLGTEVIIREKTGVQLSRAGLRLLKSAQQLLDDWDEVKYSALRENKEAVGHFTIGCHSSISLHMLPERLAGFIAQNPGIELSFQHALSREIVESVISWKIDIGIVVNPVSHPDLIIKHLCHDMVSFWHNPEKIQSRDVLIYDPALMQTDWLLKNMEKNNKYKQYITSSSHELITNMTLEGVGVGIIPGRVAQTIGRNQLQWVSKDQPGFKDEICLVYRREITHSLGAEKLIKEFKLTNYKNFD; via the coding sequence ATGTTTCCACACGCTGATGAACTCAATTATTTTATTGAAGTTGCTAAAACAAAAAATATCTCAAGAGCTGCAGAGAGATTAGGGATTCGGCAGCCGAGTTTAAGCGCGGCTATCAAGAGGCTGGAAAGACAGCTTGGTACAGAAGTTATCATACGAGAAAAAACTGGTGTGCAATTGTCTCGTGCAGGGTTAAGACTATTAAAAAGTGCTCAACAGTTACTTGATGATTGGGATGAGGTAAAGTACTCAGCGCTGCGCGAAAACAAAGAAGCCGTTGGTCACTTCACTATCGGGTGTCACAGCTCCATTTCTCTACATATGCTGCCTGAAAGGCTAGCCGGATTCATTGCTCAAAATCCAGGTATCGAATTAAGCTTCCAACACGCGCTTTCTCGGGAAATTGTCGAATCAGTGATCAGCTGGAAAATTGATATCGGCATTGTGGTAAATCCCGTGTCCCATCCTGATTTGATAATAAAGCACCTCTGTCATGATATGGTGAGTTTTTGGCATAACCCTGAAAAAATACAATCTAGGGACGTATTAATTTATGACCCAGCGCTGATGCAAACAGACTGGCTGCTAAAAAACATGGAAAAAAATAACAAATATAAACAATATATTACTTCCTCTAGCCACGAACTGATCACAAATATGACACTTGAGGGAGTCGGGGTCGGTATTATTCCTGGCCGAGTTGCTCAAACAATTGGAAGAAATCAGCTTCAATGGGTTAGTAAAGACCAACCAGGCTTCAAAGATGAAATCTGCTTGGTGTATCGAAGGGAAATAACCCATAGCTTAGGTGCAGAGAAACTAATTAAAGAATTTAAACTTACAAATTACAAAAATTTTGATTAA
- a CDS encoding cupin domain-containing protein, which yields MINILENLPKNTEVEHFQDIIKSDAIRIERIVSYGQSSPEEGWYDQSEHEWVLVLSGYGVVEFDCGEICQLKSGDCLLIKAGRKHRVIETSSDEATVWLAIFYRE from the coding sequence ATGATAAATATTCTAGAAAACCTCCCGAAAAACACTGAGGTTGAGCACTTCCAGGACATCATAAAAAGTGATGCTATACGAATTGAAAGAATTGTTTCATACGGCCAGTCTTCACCGGAGGAAGGTTGGTATGATCAGAGTGAACACGAGTGGGTGCTTGTACTGAGTGGTTATGGTGTGGTGGAGTTTGACTGCGGGGAGATATGCCAGCTGAAGTCTGGTGATTGCTTATTGATAAAGGCTGGAAGAAAGCACCGGGTGATTGAGACATCCTCTGATGAGGCGACGGTATGGCTGGCAATATTTTATCGTGAATAA